From Vampirovibrionales bacterium, a single genomic window includes:
- a CDS encoding DUF2190 family protein, with the protein MAQSLSEGAIYNYTTTGAVSNGQLRVINRMVGVALNSATGAGQKIAIALEGVFSVAAVATGAKTAGNRVFYRTTGSQLKAAFASGVATGGKHTIGTVWETATAASTTCKVKLIGGPMGVLA; encoded by the coding sequence ATGGCTCAAAGTCTTTCCGAAGGTGCGATTTACAACTACACGACTACCGGTGCGGTGAGCAACGGTCAATTGCGCGTCATTAATCGAATGGTCGGCGTAGCGCTGAATTCCGCGACGGGTGCAGGGCAGAAAATCGCTATTGCGCTGGAAGGCGTCTTTTCCGTTGCCGCTGTTGCCACCGGTGCCAAGACGGCGGGAAATCGCGTGTTCTATCGCACCACCGGCTCGCAGCTTAAAGCCGCGTTCGCTTCCGGCGTCGCCACTGGTGGCAAGCATACCATTGGAACTGTTTGGGAAACCGCCACCGCCGCATCCACGACTTGCAAGGTCAAGCTGATCGGCGGCCCGATGGGGGTGCTGGCGTAA
- a CDS encoding SBBP repeat-containing protein, whose amino-acid sequence MDSAGNVYTGGSVSSSITTRKYNSSGTQQWTANHGATVNGIAVDDSGNVYTCGASNGSYTMRKYNSSGTLQWSVDNFETDRAITVGADGYIYVCGFGYVKKYNSSGTEITTGGFPITSILDVRALQLDQDGNIYVAGPVNSSKTLWVFDSSGSLSWSANHTENCYALALLEPPPAVIVEPPGLALEYGLGVPTIKVTVQAPSLALGLALGIPSTTSKPLAPI is encoded by the coding sequence ATGGATTCGGCTGGAAATGTGTACACGGGCGGCAGCGTGTCCAGCAGCATTACGACACGAAAATATAATAGCTCAGGCACTCAACAGTGGACCGCGAATCACGGGGCCACCGTCAACGGCATTGCTGTTGATGATTCAGGAAATGTTTATACGTGCGGCGCATCGAATGGAAGCTATACGATGCGCAAATACAATAGCTCAGGCACTTTGCAATGGTCGGTTGACAATTTTGAAACAGACCGCGCTATTACGGTTGGCGCTGATGGATATATCTACGTTTGCGGGTTTGGGTATGTCAAGAAATACAATTCTAGCGGAACAGAAATAACAACGGGCGGATTCCCGATTACGTCTATTCTCGATGTTCGCGCCCTGCAACTCGATCAAGATGGTAATATTTACGTCGCTGGACCCGTCAATAGCAGCAAAACGTTATGGGTGTTTGATTCATCGGGTAGTCTGTCGTGGTCCGCGAATCATACGGAAAATTGCTATGCGCTGGCGCTACTGGAGCCGCCGCCAGCGGTCATTGTCGAGCCTCCAGGGCTGGCGCTGGAATACGGACTTGGCGTCCCAACAATTAAGGTCACGGTGCAAGCGCCAAGCCTCGCTCTAGGGCTTGCTCTAGGGATTCCTAGCACCACATCAAAGCCACTCGCTCCTATTTAA
- the dut gene encoding dUTP diphosphatase, with product MAGEDVNSLYYHEIQTRILDSRLGTEFPLPTYATPGSAGLDLRAMIDEPITIWPNETRLIKTGLSIYISNPGLAAYILPRSGLGHKNGIVPGNLVGLIDSDYQGELLVSCWNRSDDQFKINVGDRIAQLIIAPVVRAQFKIVDQFVVSERGELGFGSSGE from the coding sequence ATGGCCGGGGAGGATGTCAATTCACTTTACTACCACGAAATCCAAACTCGAATTCTAGACTCGCGACTTGGCACTGAATTCCCGCTGCCGACCTATGCAACGCCCGGATCGGCTGGACTTGATTTGCGGGCGATGATTGATGAGCCGATAACTATTTGGCCAAATGAAACAAGGCTTATCAAAACCGGCCTGTCAATCTACATCAGCAATCCAGGGCTAGCTGCGTACATTCTGCCGCGTTCCGGACTCGGCCATAAGAACGGCATCGTGCCTGGAAACTTGGTCGGACTGATCGATAGCGATTATCAGGGCGAACTGCTGGTCTCGTGCTGGAATAGAAGCGACGATCAATTCAAGATCAATGTCGGAGATCGTATCGCCCAACTGATTATCGCACCGGTGGTGCGGGCACAATTCAAAATCGTCGATCAGTTCGTGGTCAGCGAGCGCGGTGAGTTGGGGTTTGGGTCGAGTGGAGAATAA
- a CDS encoding HK97 family phage prohead protease, with protein MQDGRFERFATLDLREANLESRTVPASLSSESPVDRFFGREILVHDSDAVDLSRAGDGLPLLWNHNTDEPIGVVERIKIKDGKLRGVLRFSNNKKAIEVFNDVRDGFLKNISIGYQVNKFEEQANSNDIRVTGWTLLESSVVTVPADASVGINRSLSGVNAMADETQTPAVEVGTTDNHGAGTDPVVPIRQIDAIRAKAVLDERNRLKEIDGIFANPIVPVIRCMTAFERKR; from the coding sequence TTGCAAGATGGCCGCTTTGAGCGGTTTGCAACGCTAGATTTGCGGGAAGCCAATCTCGAAAGCCGAACCGTTCCCGCGTCGCTATCCAGCGAATCGCCAGTTGATCGATTCTTTGGCCGAGAGATTCTTGTTCACGATTCAGACGCCGTTGATTTGAGTCGGGCCGGCGATGGATTGCCGCTGCTATGGAATCACAATACCGATGAGCCAATCGGCGTGGTGGAGCGAATTAAAATCAAGGATGGAAAATTGCGTGGCGTCTTGCGGTTTTCAAATAACAAGAAAGCCATTGAAGTATTTAATGATGTGCGTGACGGGTTTTTAAAGAATATCTCTATTGGCTATCAAGTCAACAAATTTGAAGAACAAGCAAATAGTAACGACATCCGCGTGACTGGATGGACGCTACTTGAATCAAGTGTCGTAACGGTGCCGGCGGACGCATCCGTTGGAATTAATCGGTCTTTAAGTGGAGTTAATGCAATGGCTGATGAAACTCAAACGCCGGCTGTCGAAGTCGGGACTACTGATAATCATGGCGCTGGCACTGATCCGGTTGTGCCGATTCGTCAAATCGATGCCATACGCGCTAAAGCAGTTCTGGATGAGCGCAATCGACTGAAAGAAATCGATGGCATCTTTGCTAATCCAATTGTCCCCGTGATTCGGTGTATGACGGCATTCGAGCGCAAGCGCTGA
- a CDS encoding DUF1653 domain-containing protein, with translation MIDIPEIGSEWIHKNGNHYVVLAIANESATREDDYPIMVIYFNMKTKEVWSRPLSRWHGSMTIYKCPCYEAKK, from the coding sequence ATGATTGATATTCCTGAAATTGGAAGCGAATGGATTCATAAAAATGGAAATCATTATGTTGTACTCGCCATTGCTAATGAGTCAGCAACACGAGAAGATGATTATCCAATTATGGTAATTTACTTCAACATGAAGACAAAAGAGGTATGGTCAAGGCCGCTTTCTAGATGGCATGGCAGTATGACCATATACAAATGCCCATGCTACGAGGCTAAGAAATGA
- a CDS encoding phage tail tape measure protein: MADLQSVVELIFRGTDEVTQTANKVGKSLQDLNNSVGDITEPFAKLSDKLAIVQAAFIAVAGVIGGLAYNESVKFQSSLLDLQKQLDDSEGKARQFADAINEVALKYGQNANQVATATADFKAAGFSISDSLTLVQSALDLSIAGGVNFDQAVKIINGSLAGFQVANEDAISVSKRFSDVINKTADLTKSSFTELAQGFSDLSPVAKLAGLSFEDTAALLSKVIDVFGSGSEAANALGSSFVNLRNPTEAMAAQMIDLGVKFDSAGKPIGTIKELLDTIVPNFIKLTNEQQSSAAATLFGKEQYDKMIPVLTAWNDTMKLSAQITKEAGGSIDKEVNLRLQSAQQIIASTNESFRQLLTSLGDKFEVNTTGVISSLGALAIEFKKTIEAGSLDPLFELLNPQLAELENIFRTVARNLPDALSQVDFQPLVNSLKALGEQGKAAFEALFGDIDISTPDKLAESIQRVVDAISGIVRITAGELGGLKPFLEGINKLATAFKDATPEAQGFIGTIIGFGSGLNTATGFLDTALLSFIAFGSKVTPELAALKAEALLAAAAITGPAGIAVALGVAAGAIAQFLIPADKLADWSWPDWLAGYEGASAGTAAADIADGFVALKNRVDEWIGTSKELENNAPSTIKVTSFDGAISEIARYEQSIRDADKEYTDLVNFLAKPVPVSSWDGILAQLNKIDEKTKDANDSTKKYIGTLEGLPELKLPDNVNVSLAFQEAGKAAEIARQLAEQVGSGTVKATGAFAAVSTSAEDNAKKVEKATKEADSFRIKMEEIASNERIKNIDAFVSINVAELRSANKTSRGRI, from the coding sequence ATGGCTGACCTGCAAAGCGTTGTCGAGCTTATTTTTCGTGGAACTGATGAAGTTACTCAGACCGCTAATAAGGTCGGGAAGAGCTTACAAGACCTAAATAACTCTGTTGGAGATATTACAGAGCCATTCGCAAAGCTATCCGATAAGCTGGCTATTGTTCAGGCGGCGTTTATTGCGGTTGCCGGCGTTATTGGCGGACTCGCTTATAACGAATCCGTTAAGTTTCAGTCATCACTGCTTGATCTTCAAAAACAACTAGATGATAGCGAGGGAAAAGCAAGACAGTTCGCGGACGCAATTAACGAAGTTGCGCTCAAATATGGGCAGAACGCCAATCAAGTCGCAACGGCCACCGCTGATTTTAAAGCGGCTGGATTTTCAATCAGCGATAGCTTAACTCTTGTCCAATCAGCACTTGATTTGTCTATTGCTGGCGGAGTGAATTTCGATCAAGCCGTTAAAATCATCAATGGCTCTCTCGCTGGATTCCAGGTTGCCAACGAAGATGCAATTAGCGTATCAAAACGATTCTCAGATGTTATCAATAAAACGGCTGACCTTACCAAGTCTTCCTTTACTGAATTAGCACAAGGCTTCTCTGATCTGTCGCCGGTTGCTAAATTGGCCGGATTATCGTTTGAAGATACCGCCGCGCTACTTTCAAAAGTTATCGACGTTTTTGGTAGTGGGTCAGAAGCGGCAAACGCGCTAGGCTCGTCATTCGTTAATTTGCGCAATCCTACTGAAGCCATGGCGGCGCAAATGATTGATCTTGGCGTTAAGTTTGATTCCGCCGGGAAACCCATAGGAACTATTAAAGAGCTTCTCGATACGATTGTTCCAAACTTTATTAAACTCACTAACGAGCAACAATCATCGGCAGCGGCAACGCTCTTTGGTAAAGAGCAATACGATAAGATGATTCCAGTCTTAACTGCCTGGAATGACACCATGAAATTATCCGCCCAAATCACGAAAGAGGCGGGAGGGAGTATCGATAAGGAGGTAAATCTACGATTACAGTCTGCACAACAAATCATTGCGTCAACCAATGAGTCTTTCCGCCAATTACTGACCAGTCTTGGCGATAAGTTTGAAGTTAATACGACCGGCGTTATTTCATCGCTTGGCGCTCTTGCGATTGAATTCAAAAAGACCATCGAAGCGGGTTCTCTTGATCCGTTGTTTGAGTTATTGAATCCGCAACTGGCTGAGCTTGAAAATATCTTTCGGACTGTTGCAAGAAATCTTCCTGATGCTCTATCACAAGTTGATTTTCAGCCGCTTGTTAATTCTTTAAAAGCACTTGGCGAGCAAGGCAAGGCTGCGTTTGAAGCCTTGTTTGGCGATATTGACATTAGCACACCAGACAAACTAGCCGAGTCTATCCAGCGGGTTGTTGACGCAATATCAGGAATTGTTAGAATAACCGCTGGAGAACTAGGCGGGTTAAAACCATTTCTGGAAGGAATTAATAAACTAGCCACGGCATTTAAGGATGCAACGCCGGAAGCGCAAGGATTTATCGGGACCATTATCGGTTTTGGGTCTGGACTGAATACCGCAACTGGATTTTTAGATACCGCGCTTTTGTCGTTTATCGCATTCGGAAGCAAGGTCACACCAGAACTAGCGGCGCTCAAAGCGGAGGCGTTGCTAGCAGCGGCGGCTATCACAGGTCCAGCCGGTATAGCGGTTGCGCTTGGCGTTGCGGCGGGCGCTATTGCGCAATTCCTGATTCCTGCCGATAAGCTGGCGGATTGGTCATGGCCGGATTGGCTAGCCGGGTATGAGGGCGCGTCAGCCGGAACCGCCGCTGCCGACATTGCCGATGGGTTTGTTGCGCTAAAAAATCGGGTAGACGAATGGATTGGAACATCTAAAGAGCTTGAGAATAATGCCCCATCAACCATAAAAGTAACCAGTTTTGACGGCGCTATATCGGAAATCGCGCGATATGAACAAAGCATAAGAGACGCCGATAAAGAATATACCGATCTTGTTAACTTCCTCGCAAAGCCGGTCCCGGTTAGTTCATGGGATGGCATACTAGCGCAACTCAACAAGATTGACGAAAAGACAAAAGACGCCAATGATTCGACAAAAAAATATATCGGCACACTGGAAGGATTGCCGGAATTAAAACTTCCTGATAATGTCAACGTCTCTTTAGCATTTCAGGAAGCCGGCAAAGCGGCGGAAATCGCACGGCAATTGGCGGAGCAAGTTGGAAGCGGTACGGTAAAAGCCACTGGCGCTTTTGCTGCTGTCTCAACCTCCGCCGAAGATAACGCGAAGAAAGTAGAAAAGGCAACGAAAGAGGCCGATAGCTTCCGCATTAAAATGGAGGAAATAGCTAGTAACGAACGAATCAAGAATATTGATGCGTTTGTTAGTATTAATGTTGCTGAACTTAGAAGCGCAAACAAAACAAGTCGAGGCCGCATTTGA